The following are from one region of the Littorina saxatilis isolate snail1 linkage group LG2, US_GU_Lsax_2.0, whole genome shotgun sequence genome:
- the LOC138959634 gene encoding integrator complex subunit 12-like isoform X1 yields the protein MATLELDPVFVKALRLLHSKAKDSTVQLRAMVDDAISARKFKTSDGDGKSMDRAAAKEEEAKKREAEKRKFDKLKADLADLEGSDVKKAKTESAKEDRKEREREKEKEKHRKEKDKREQEKERERQEREKQKELEREREREKEKAKLKEKEPESDESTEEDDNVTMTMDTDDFAFGLGVCCEVCKKFDVTSGNQLVECQECHALYHQECHKPPVTERDVNDPRFVWYCQKCTKSMKKMQAAQKPPKSKPTPPPSASKESPSSKSSKVDPLTTALPFKRVEVKPPTSSVKESQNLTTTQPLRGLASLAANLSKPSSSKSEAKSMQPGWKTDIGRSSHKESGEKSSRSESSKSSKESKGEKSGSPSSASGSSSGSGKGGTSGSGSGNGGKHPSMSGNTMANANKRLQMMKKNAAKKQENKVHVK from the exons ATGGCCACCTTGGAGTTGGACCCAGTGTTTGTGAAGGCACTGCGACTACTTCACTCCAAAGCCAAGGATTCCACGGTTCAACTTAGGGCCATGGTGGATGATGCCATTTCTGCAAGAAAGTTCAAG ACATCTGATGGAGATGGAAAATCTATGGACAGAGCGGCGGCAAAGGAAGAAGAAGCCAAGAAGAGAGAAGCTGAGAAAAGAAAATTTGATAAA CTGAAGGCTGATCTGGCTGACCTGGAGGGTAGTGATGTCAAGAAGGCTAAGACAGAATCAGCTAAAGAAGACAGAAaggagcgggagagagagaaggagaaagaaaaacataggAAAGAAAAGGACAAGAGAGAGcaggaaaaggagagagagcgtcaagagagagagaagcagaagGAGTTGGAgcgagaaagggagagagagaaggagaaagccaaactgaaggagaaggagccaGAGTCTGATGAGAGCACAGAGGAAGACGATAACGTCACCATGACGATGGACACTGATGACTTTGCCTTTGGCCTTGGTGTCTGCTGTGAAGTTTGCAA AAAATTTGATGTGACCTCTGGAAATCAGCTAGTTGAGTGCCAGGAATGCCACGCCCTCTATCACCAG GAGTGTCACAAGCCTcctgtgacagagagagacgtcAACGACCCCCGCTTTGTGTGGTACTGCCAGAAATGCACCAAATCCATGAAGAAAATG CAGGCAGCCCAGAAGCCACCGAAGTCCAAGCCCACACCCCCACCATCGGCCAGCAAAGAGTCTCCAAGCTCCAAGTCCAGCAAGGTTGACCCTCTGACCACTGCTCTCCCCTTCAAACGCGTGGAGGTCAAA CCACCCACAAGCAGCGTTAAAGAGTCACAGAACCTGACCACCACTCAGCCTCTCCGTGGTCTGGCCAGTCTGGCGGCCAACCTCTCCAAACCCAGCTCGTCCAAGTCTGAAGCCAAGTCCATGCAGCCTGGCTGGAAAACAGACATTGGGAGATCCAGCCACAAAGAAAGCGGTGAAAAGTCTTCACGTTCTGAGAGCTCTAAAAGCAGCAAGGAGAGCAAGGGAGAGAAATCCGGGTCTCCATCCTCGGCATCTGGCAGTAGTTCTGGAAGTGGAAAGGGTGGGACGTctggtagtggtagtggtaaCGGCGGCAAACATCCTTCCATGTCTGGAAACACCATGGCTAATGCCAACAAAAGACTtcagatgatgaagaagaatgCTGCTAAGAAACAGGAGAATAAAGTTCATGTCAAGTGA
- the LOC138959634 gene encoding integrator complex subunit 12-like isoform X2: MATLELDPVFVKALRLLHSKAKDSTVQLRAMVDDAISARKFKTSDGDGKSMDRAAAKEEEAKKREAEKRKFDKLKADLADLEGSDVKKAKTESAKEDRKEREREKEKEKHRKEKDKREQEKERERQEREKQKELEREREREKEKAKLKEKEPESDESTEEDDNVTMTMDTDDFAFGLGVCCEVCKKFDVTSGNQLVECQECHALYHQECHKPPVTERDVNDPRFVWYCQKCTKSMKKMAAQKPPKSKPTPPPSASKESPSSKSSKVDPLTTALPFKRVEVKPPTSSVKESQNLTTTQPLRGLASLAANLSKPSSSKSEAKSMQPGWKTDIGRSSHKESGEKSSRSESSKSSKESKGEKSGSPSSASGSSSGSGKGGTSGSGSGNGGKHPSMSGNTMANANKRLQMMKKNAAKKQENKVHVK; this comes from the exons ATGGCCACCTTGGAGTTGGACCCAGTGTTTGTGAAGGCACTGCGACTACTTCACTCCAAAGCCAAGGATTCCACGGTTCAACTTAGGGCCATGGTGGATGATGCCATTTCTGCAAGAAAGTTCAAG ACATCTGATGGAGATGGAAAATCTATGGACAGAGCGGCGGCAAAGGAAGAAGAAGCCAAGAAGAGAGAAGCTGAGAAAAGAAAATTTGATAAA CTGAAGGCTGATCTGGCTGACCTGGAGGGTAGTGATGTCAAGAAGGCTAAGACAGAATCAGCTAAAGAAGACAGAAaggagcgggagagagagaaggagaaagaaaaacataggAAAGAAAAGGACAAGAGAGAGcaggaaaaggagagagagcgtcaagagagagagaagcagaagGAGTTGGAgcgagaaagggagagagagaaggagaaagccaaactgaaggagaaggagccaGAGTCTGATGAGAGCACAGAGGAAGACGATAACGTCACCATGACGATGGACACTGATGACTTTGCCTTTGGCCTTGGTGTCTGCTGTGAAGTTTGCAA AAAATTTGATGTGACCTCTGGAAATCAGCTAGTTGAGTGCCAGGAATGCCACGCCCTCTATCACCAG GAGTGTCACAAGCCTcctgtgacagagagagacgtcAACGACCCCCGCTTTGTGTGGTACTGCCAGAAATGCACCAAATCCATGAAGAAAATG GCAGCCCAGAAGCCACCGAAGTCCAAGCCCACACCCCCACCATCGGCCAGCAAAGAGTCTCCAAGCTCCAAGTCCAGCAAGGTTGACCCTCTGACCACTGCTCTCCCCTTCAAACGCGTGGAGGTCAAA CCACCCACAAGCAGCGTTAAAGAGTCACAGAACCTGACCACCACTCAGCCTCTCCGTGGTCTGGCCAGTCTGGCGGCCAACCTCTCCAAACCCAGCTCGTCCAAGTCTGAAGCCAAGTCCATGCAGCCTGGCTGGAAAACAGACATTGGGAGATCCAGCCACAAAGAAAGCGGTGAAAAGTCTTCACGTTCTGAGAGCTCTAAAAGCAGCAAGGAGAGCAAGGGAGAGAAATCCGGGTCTCCATCCTCGGCATCTGGCAGTAGTTCTGGAAGTGGAAAGGGTGGGACGTctggtagtggtagtggtaaCGGCGGCAAACATCCTTCCATGTCTGGAAACACCATGGCTAATGCCAACAAAAGACTtcagatgatgaagaagaatgCTGCTAAGAAACAGGAGAATAAAGTTCATGTCAAGTGA